TGTTCCGGTGACGATGATGTCGACGTCCATCTCGTCGGCGGCTTCGACGATGGCGGTCCAGATGGTGGTGGCACATTCCACGCACCGCCCCTCGGCGTCGACCCCTGCGGAGCGGGCGAGGTCGAGTCCCTCCTGGTTGACGGCTTTCGCGTCGGTCAGTGCCACGTCCTCGTGGTCCTCGTCGGGCACCCATTCGGGCTGCATCACCCCGGACAGGCCGGACATGCGGGCGGCCTGGCGCACCATCGGCTCCCAGGCGGTCACGACCACGGCGTGGCGGGTGAGGAGGAATCGCGCGGCGTACTCGACGGCTCGCTTGGCGTTCTCGGAGCCGTCATAGGCGATCATCACGAGGTCGGCGGGCACGAGATCCTCCTGGTGGGGGAACGAATCGTACGAGCTCACTGTTCGAGGTCAGACTATCAAGAGGATGCGCCGATCGACCCCTTCCCGACGTGCTCGTCTACCGTCGGGGCCATGCGTTCGAAGATTTCCCTTGTCGTGGCGGCCACGTTCACGTGTGCCGGCCTGGTCGCGGGGTGTGCCTCGGGGGACACCGGGGCGGAGCCGACGCCGTCGGCCGCGGCTGCCCCTCCGACCACCCCGGCAGGCGAGCCGACGCCGGATCCGAGAACGCTCGCGCAGACGTGCGGTGCGGATCTGCTGGCGAACCTGTCCCAGCGGCAGAAGCTGGCCCAGCTGCTCAACGTCGGGGTGACGGGCACCGCGGACGCCCTCGCCGTGGTGCGGGACGAGCAGATCGGCGGGATCTTCGTCGGCAGCTGGACGGACGAGTCCATGCTCGCGAACCGGGAGGTGCCGCAGGTCGCGTCCGCGTCGGAGCTGCCGCTCATGGTCACCATCGACGAGGAGGGCGGTCGGGTGTCGCGGGTGTCGAACCTGCTCGGGCCCGACCCTTCCGCCCGAGTGACCGCCGCGACCATGACGGTGGAACAGACGTATCAGATGGCGTTGGAGCGGGGTCGCGGTCTCGCCGACCTGGGCATCACCGTCAACTACGCCCCGGTCGTCGACGTCAGTTCCCAGCCGGACAACTCGGTGATCGGCGACCGGTCGTTCTCGGACGACCCCGCGACGGTCACCCTGTATGCGGACGCCTACGCACGCGGCATGCGTGACGCCGGGATCCTGCCGGTGATCAAGCACTTCCCCGGCCACGGTTCGGGATCGGGGGACTCGCACACCGGCGCGGTGACGACACCTCCGCTCGAGCAGTTGCAGACCTCGGACCTGCAGCCGTTCCGCGATCTCGTCGACACCGGCGTCGGCGTCATGCTGGGCCATCTCGAGGTGCCGGGCCTGACGGCGCCGAACGTCCCGACCAGTGTCAGCCCCGACGCCGTGGCGTTGCTCCGCGGTGGAGTCGGGTACGGGGGCCCGCCGTTCACCGGTCCGATCTTCACGGACGACCTCAGCGGGATGCAGGCGATCACGGACCGATACGACATCACCGATGCCGTCGCCGCCGCGTTGGGTGCCGGCGTCGATGTCGCGTTGTGGTTGACCACCGACGACGTGCCCCGGGTGCTCGATCACCTGGAAACCCTTGTCGCGTCCGGGGAACTGCCCGCGCAGCGGGTGGACGAGGCGGTGCTGACGGTGGCGCGCGCCAAGGGTGCGGTGCCCTGCTAGGGTCGCTGCGTCCGTTGCCGTCCGATGGGGAGTTCCTGGTGAAGATTCGCGCGTTGATCGGTGGTGCCCTCGCGGTGGGTGCGCTCGGTGCGGGCTCGCTCGCGTTCGCGGCGCCGGTGTCCGCGACTCCGGCCGCGCCGGTTCAGGCGACCTGCCCGAAGGGGCACGTGTGCGAGCTGCCGGTGGAGTGCCCGTGGGAGTGGAAGCTGGACTGGTCGAGTGGCCAGATGGTGTGGCAGCCGCAGCCGTACTGCCTCAACCCGCACGCCGTGCCGACCGAGAAGACGATCGCCC
This genomic interval from Rhodococcus triatomae contains the following:
- a CDS encoding universal stress protein; translated protein: MPADLVMIAYDGSENAKRAVEYAARFLLTRHAVVVTAWEPMVRQAARMSGLSGVMQPEWVPDEDHEDVALTDAKAVNQEGLDLARSAGVDAEGRCVECATTIWTAIVEAADEMDVDIIVTGTRGTTGLRSLLQSSVADHVLRHSHRPVLIVPPGK
- a CDS encoding glycoside hydrolase family 3 N-terminal domain-containing protein translates to MRSKISLVVAATFTCAGLVAGCASGDTGAEPTPSAAAAPPTTPAGEPTPDPRTLAQTCGADLLANLSQRQKLAQLLNVGVTGTADALAVVRDEQIGGIFVGSWTDESMLANREVPQVASASELPLMVTIDEEGGRVSRVSNLLGPDPSARVTAATMTVEQTYQMALERGRGLADLGITVNYAPVVDVSSQPDNSVIGDRSFSDDPATVTLYADAYARGMRDAGILPVIKHFPGHGSGSGDSHTGAVTTPPLEQLQTSDLQPFRDLVDTGVGVMLGHLEVPGLTAPNVPTSVSPDAVALLRGGVGYGGPPFTGPIFTDDLSGMQAITDRYDITDAVAAALGAGVDVALWLTTDDVPRVLDHLETLVASGELPAQRVDEAVLTVARAKGAVPC